The Cellulomonas sp. S1-8 genome has a window encoding:
- the lgt gene encoding prolipoprotein diacylglyceryl transferase has translation MHLGIPSPDLAWAGISLGPFTLHTYALCLLAGIAAAVWLASRRLTERGGPPGAVLDIAIWAVPFGIVGARIYHVLTHWGDYFGAGQDPLSVLYVWQGGIAILGSLIGGAVGAAIGCRRVGVRLWSFADALAPAMLLAQAIGRLGNWFNHELFGSPTTLPWGLQIPATNGAFPPGLPADTLFHPLFLYEMLWNLLGIAVILLLERRVALRWGAAFGVYLIWYGAARVWLELLRIDPTSVTPLGLPANVWGALAAVATGVAIIVVQRRRHPEPETSVLVDEPAPATDAATDEAKDERV, from the coding sequence GTGCACCTCGGTATCCCCAGCCCCGACCTGGCCTGGGCCGGGATCTCCCTCGGCCCCTTCACCCTCCACACGTACGCGTTGTGCCTGCTCGCGGGCATCGCGGCCGCGGTGTGGCTGGCGTCGCGCCGCCTGACCGAGCGCGGCGGTCCGCCGGGTGCGGTCCTCGACATCGCGATCTGGGCGGTGCCGTTCGGCATCGTCGGCGCCCGGATCTACCACGTGCTCACGCACTGGGGCGACTACTTCGGCGCGGGGCAGGACCCTCTCAGCGTCCTGTACGTCTGGCAGGGCGGCATCGCGATCCTCGGGTCGCTGATCGGCGGGGCGGTGGGCGCGGCCATCGGCTGCCGCCGGGTCGGGGTCAGGCTGTGGTCGTTCGCCGACGCGCTCGCGCCGGCGATGCTCCTGGCGCAGGCGATCGGGCGGCTCGGCAACTGGTTCAACCACGAGCTGTTCGGGAGCCCGACGACCCTGCCGTGGGGCCTGCAGATCCCTGCGACCAACGGCGCGTTCCCGCCGGGCCTGCCCGCCGACACCCTGTTCCACCCGCTGTTCCTCTACGAGATGCTGTGGAACCTGCTGGGGATCGCGGTGATCCTGCTGCTGGAGCGGCGCGTCGCGCTGCGCTGGGGCGCCGCGTTCGGCGTGTACCTCATCTGGTACGGCGCGGCCCGCGTGTGGCTGGAGCTGCTGCGGATCGACCCCACGAGCGTCACCCCGCTGGGCCTGCCCGCCAACGTGTGGGGCGCGCTGGCGGCGGTCGCGACGGGGGTGGCGATCATCGTGGTGCAGCGACGCCGCCACCCCGAGCCGGAGACGTCGGTCCTGGTCGACGAGCCGGCCCCGGCGACCGACGCGGCAACCGACGAGGCGAAGGACGAGCGCGTCTGA
- a CDS encoding S8 family serine peptidase, which yields MTARLAVTGALAIGAALVGGPAAHATDDAPLVDAGTAAVTGRYIVVLDAAAAGAASGARAERAADPVLARAAELGVDVDHQYLHALNGFAAELDATQLAGLRATPGVAYVAEDAAVRVSDTQTTAAQTAAAATAATQTPVPSWGLDRIDQRTLPGDDRYAYGTTGAGVTVYVIDTGIRTTHEQFGGRAGIGFDAYTDGGPAACTGHGTHVAGTVGGSTVGVAKDVALVSVRVADCQGYALTSAVVAGIDWVTSAHDGPSVANLSMESTEVPVIDQAITRSIASGITYVVAAGNRGEPACDRSIAKVPAAITVGATRPDDVRRASSNYGACLDLFAPGQDIGSAWSGSDTELRFVSGTSMAAPHVTGAVARYLEEHPAATPAQVSAAIVDAATPGVVGEALTQSPNLLLHLAPPATEPTPTPTPSASLTAQHKNFDNAVGDGALAAGVRLANAGATPVDLSQVTVRYWFTRDGAASFQSACSYAVLGCSTVTHRVVPLTTPRPGADAYLEVGFTAGTLAPGATTGEVQVRINTAGWTPMTEADDHSYAAPTSQYAATTTVTVHVGGHLVGGIEP from the coding sequence ATGACGGCACGCCTGGCAGTGACGGGAGCGCTCGCGATCGGGGCCGCGCTCGTCGGGGGACCCGCGGCGCACGCCACGGACGACGCACCGCTGGTCGACGCCGGGACCGCCGCGGTCACCGGTCGCTACATCGTGGTGCTCGACGCCGCCGCGGCCGGTGCCGCGAGCGGCGCACGCGCCGAGCGCGCCGCCGACCCGGTGCTGGCCCGCGCGGCCGAGCTCGGTGTCGACGTCGACCACCAGTACCTGCACGCGCTCAACGGCTTCGCCGCCGAGCTCGACGCGACCCAGCTCGCGGGGCTGCGCGCCACGCCGGGCGTCGCGTACGTCGCCGAGGACGCTGCGGTGCGCGTGTCGGACACGCAGACCACCGCCGCGCAGACCGCCGCCGCGGCGACCGCCGCCACGCAGACGCCCGTCCCGTCCTGGGGTCTCGACCGCATCGACCAGCGCACCCTGCCGGGCGACGACCGCTACGCCTACGGCACGACGGGCGCCGGTGTGACGGTGTACGTCATCGACACCGGCATCCGCACGACGCACGAGCAGTTCGGCGGGCGCGCCGGCATCGGGTTCGACGCCTACACCGACGGGGGACCGGCGGCCTGCACGGGGCACGGCACGCACGTCGCCGGGACGGTCGGCGGCTCGACCGTCGGCGTCGCCAAGGACGTCGCGCTGGTCTCGGTCCGCGTCGCGGACTGCCAGGGGTACGCCCTGACGTCGGCCGTCGTCGCCGGGATCGACTGGGTGACCTCGGCGCACGACGGGCCCTCGGTCGCGAACCTCAGCATGGAGTCGACCGAGGTCCCCGTGATCGACCAGGCGATCACGCGGTCCATCGCGTCGGGCATCACGTACGTCGTGGCCGCGGGCAACCGCGGGGAGCCGGCCTGCGACCGCAGCATCGCCAAGGTGCCCGCGGCGATCACGGTCGGTGCGACGCGCCCCGACGACGTGCGTCGCGCGTCGTCCAACTACGGCGCGTGCCTCGACCTGTTCGCCCCCGGTCAGGACATCGGCTCGGCGTGGAGCGGCAGCGACACCGAGCTGCGGTTCGTCAGCGGCACCTCGATGGCGGCGCCGCACGTCACCGGCGCGGTCGCCCGCTACCTCGAGGAGCACCCCGCGGCCACCCCCGCGCAGGTGTCCGCGGCGATCGTCGACGCGGCGACGCCGGGTGTCGTCGGGGAGGCCCTCACGCAGTCGCCGAACCTGCTCCTGCACCTCGCACCGCCGGCCACGGAGCCCACGCCGACGCCGACGCCCTCGGCGTCGCTCACCGCCCAGCACAAAAACTTCGACAACGCGGTCGGCGACGGTGCGCTCGCCGCGGGCGTCCGGCTCGCGAACGCCGGCGCGACGCCCGTCGACCTGTCGCAGGTCACCGTGCGGTACTGGTTCACGCGCGACGGCGCCGCGTCGTTCCAGTCGGCCTGCAGCTACGCGGTCCTCGGCTGCTCGACCGTCACCCACCGCGTCGTGCCGCTGACGACGCCCCGCCCGGGCGCCGACGCGTACCTCGAGGTCGGGTTCACCGCGGGCACGCTCGCACCGGGCGCGACCACCGGCGAGGTGCAGGTGCGGATCAACACCGCGGGCTGGACCCCGATGACCGAGGCCGACGACCACAGCTACGCGGCGCCGACCTCGCAGTACGCGGCCACCACCACGGTGACCGTGCACGTCGGCGGGCACCTGGTAGGCGGCATCGAGCCGTAA
- a CDS encoding iron-containing redox enzyme family protein has protein sequence MTVQLSSPPHVGGPQSPMPLPTPRGPVSEALLRLLTEPSTDPATLRAAVDATLAAPSGSWFEHDDVQLTLTCMYELHYRGLDGVDDDWEWHPDVLAARAALERVVEAELRERVTVPAPQETSAAAVAAALFALTSSDDGPSMSRWIARRAQHQHLQELLVHRSIYQLKEADPHTWAVPRLGGAPKVALMEIQSDEYGAGDPERQHAALFATAMRGLGLDDTYGRYVDHVPAITLAHPNVMSMFGLHRRLRGAIVGHLAAFEMTSSVPNRLYGNGMRRVGLGTDVTEYFDEHVEADAVHEQIAGRDLAGRLVEQEPTLGSDVMWGAAACLALDGLWAEHVLALWDAGESSLRQAL, from the coding sequence ATGACCGTCCAGCTGTCGTCCCCTCCGCACGTCGGCGGTCCGCAGTCCCCGATGCCGCTGCCCACCCCCCGCGGTCCCGTCAGCGAGGCGCTGCTGCGGCTGCTCACCGAGCCGTCGACCGACCCCGCGACCCTGCGCGCGGCGGTCGACGCGACGCTCGCCGCGCCGTCCGGCTCGTGGTTCGAGCACGACGACGTCCAGCTCACGCTCACCTGCATGTACGAGCTGCACTACCGCGGTCTGGACGGCGTCGACGACGACTGGGAGTGGCATCCCGACGTCCTCGCGGCGCGCGCCGCCCTCGAGCGGGTCGTCGAGGCCGAGCTGCGCGAGCGCGTGACGGTCCCTGCCCCCCAGGAGACGTCCGCCGCCGCCGTCGCCGCCGCGCTGTTCGCCCTCACGTCGTCGGACGACGGCCCGAGCATGTCGCGCTGGATCGCCCGCCGCGCGCAGCACCAGCACCTCCAGGAGCTGCTCGTGCACCGCTCGATCTACCAGCTCAAGGAGGCGGACCCCCACACGTGGGCGGTGCCGCGCCTGGGCGGTGCGCCCAAGGTCGCGCTCATGGAGATCCAGTCCGACGAGTACGGCGCCGGCGACCCCGAGCGGCAGCACGCCGCCCTGTTCGCGACCGCCATGCGGGGCCTCGGGCTCGACGACACCTACGGCCGCTACGTCGACCACGTCCCCGCGATCACGCTCGCGCACCCCAACGTCATGTCGATGTTCGGGCTGCACCGGCGGCTGCGCGGCGCGATCGTCGGGCACCTCGCGGCGTTCGAGATGACGTCGTCGGTCCCCAACCGCCTCTACGGCAACGGCATGCGGCGCGTGGGCCTCGGGACGGACGTCACCGAGTACTTCGACGAGCACGTCGAGGCCGACGCCGTGCACGAGCAGATCGCCGGACGCGACCTGGCGGGCCGGCTCGTCGAGCAGGAGCCGACCCTCGGGTCCGACGTCATGTGGGGCGCCGCGGCGTGCCTCGCGCTCGACGGGCTGTGGGCGGAGCACGTCCTTGCGCTCTGGGACGCGGGCGAGTCGTCGCTGCGGCAGGCGCTGTGA
- a CDS encoding CDGSH iron-sulfur domain-containing protein — MTAAGGTDADTGVGSRRPVRITQCPDGPLLVRGPIELVGPDGEPVPTRRRTVALCRCGGTAAPPWCDGTHKVNGFRTAD, encoded by the coding sequence GTGACGGCCGCCGGCGGTACGGACGCCGACACGGGCGTGGGCTCGCGCCGCCCGGTCCGCATCACGCAGTGCCCGGACGGTCCGCTGCTGGTCCGCGGCCCGATCGAGCTCGTCGGCCCCGACGGCGAGCCGGTCCCGACGCGACGGCGCACGGTCGCGCTGTGCCGGTGCGGCGGCACGGCGGCGCCGCCGTGGTGCGACGGCACGCACAAGGTGAACGGGTTCCGCACGGCCGACTGA
- a CDS encoding CPBP family intramembrane glutamic endopeptidase: protein MRVLKQVVVVVGVAAVGSQVVMAVEGSWPLRFVVGVAVAVLALLAYAWVVRRTEHRAPVEVGRARAGGAFGRGLLLGALWCGAVIACIAAGGGYRVESVGSLTVVVGMVGFLAAGAVAEELMFRGLLFRLVEERTGTWVALVVSAVLFGAIHLMNPDASLWGAVAIAVEAGGVLGAAYAATRTLWLPIGLHLGWNFALGGVFGAEVSGSDMTQGLLHGVTSGPQILTGGAFGPEGSIYAVAGGVVLTGAFLLLAHRRGTLVPMRRREARDAAPVTL from the coding sequence ATGCGGGTGCTGAAGCAGGTCGTGGTCGTGGTGGGGGTCGCCGCCGTCGGCAGCCAGGTCGTGATGGCCGTGGAGGGCAGCTGGCCGCTGCGGTTCGTCGTCGGGGTCGCGGTGGCGGTGCTCGCGCTGCTCGCCTACGCGTGGGTGGTGCGCCGCACCGAGCACCGGGCGCCCGTCGAGGTGGGTCGGGCGCGGGCGGGCGGCGCGTTCGGACGCGGGCTGCTCCTCGGTGCGCTGTGGTGCGGTGCGGTGATCGCGTGCATCGCCGCGGGCGGTGGCTACCGGGTCGAGAGCGTCGGGTCGCTGACCGTCGTGGTGGGCATGGTCGGGTTCCTGGCCGCCGGCGCGGTGGCCGAGGAGCTGATGTTCCGCGGCCTGCTGTTCCGGCTCGTCGAGGAGCGCACGGGGACGTGGGTCGCCCTGGTCGTGAGCGCCGTGCTGTTCGGTGCGATCCACCTGATGAACCCCGACGCGTCCCTGTGGGGCGCCGTCGCGATCGCCGTCGAGGCCGGCGGGGTGCTGGGCGCCGCGTATGCCGCAACCCGCACCCTGTGGCTGCCGATCGGCCTGCACCTGGGGTGGAACTTCGCGCTGGGCGGCGTCTTCGGCGCCGAGGTCTCGGGCAGCGACATGACGCAGGGCCTGCTGCACGGGGTGACGTCCGGTCCGCAGATCCTCACCGGCGGCGCCTTCGGCCCGGAGGGCAGCATCTACGCCGTGGCGGGGGGCGTCGTGCTGACCGGTGCGTTCCTCCTGCTCGCCCACCGGCGCGGCACCTTGGTGCCGATGCGGCGACGCGAGGCGCGCGACGCCGCGCCCGTTACGTTGTGA
- a CDS encoding sensor histidine kinase encodes MIDVPRLRDLWHRQSVVARDLPLALVLAAGPLIPSWQDQGTQIGNLPDRPLDALAVVAVALQCLPLAVRRRWPAVCLALVCAGFALDQLRGYHTAAGTALAVALVSAGAHLNGRRNAAAVVATGAYVALAVALHQQGSTEGVSGFVTFYVLLVLAWGVGAWLRRSRAAEAEHRRRVADDARAAERAHIARELHDVVTHHVTAMVVQTEAARYLTTQPDRLDRSLTAVAGTGRQAISDLRRLLDVLDPDHGADARTPTVREIRALVEQTRRAGQPVEYVEEGATPPTQGSAQVAAYRVVQEALTNALKHAHGSRTTVHVHHGDDAITVEVGTDGSGTRVASPGGSERGLAGLRERVDILGGELTARPRTGGGFVVRARIPAGSAS; translated from the coding sequence GTGATCGACGTGCCGCGGCTGCGGGACCTGTGGCACCGGCAGAGCGTCGTGGCACGGGACCTCCCGCTCGCGCTCGTGCTGGCCGCCGGCCCCCTGATCCCGTCGTGGCAGGACCAGGGGACGCAGATCGGCAACCTGCCGGACCGCCCGCTGGACGCCCTCGCGGTCGTCGCCGTCGCCCTGCAGTGCCTGCCGCTGGCGGTGCGCCGCCGGTGGCCGGCGGTGTGTCTCGCGCTGGTGTGCGCGGGCTTCGCCCTCGACCAGCTCCGCGGGTACCACACGGCGGCCGGCACCGCGCTGGCCGTGGCGCTCGTGAGCGCGGGCGCCCACCTGAACGGCCGCCGGAACGCGGCCGCGGTCGTCGCCACCGGCGCGTACGTCGCGCTGGCGGTGGCGCTGCACCAGCAGGGGTCGACCGAGGGCGTCAGCGGGTTCGTGACCTTCTACGTCCTGCTGGTCCTCGCCTGGGGCGTCGGGGCGTGGCTGCGGCGGTCCCGCGCCGCCGAGGCGGAGCACCGCCGTCGGGTCGCCGACGACGCCCGCGCAGCCGAGCGCGCCCACATCGCGCGCGAACTGCACGACGTGGTCACCCACCACGTGACGGCGATGGTCGTGCAGACGGAGGCGGCGCGGTACCTGACCACGCAGCCCGACCGCCTCGACCGGAGCCTCACCGCCGTCGCAGGCACGGGCCGCCAGGCGATCAGCGACCTGCGCCGGCTGCTCGACGTGCTCGACCCGGACCACGGTGCCGACGCGCGGACGCCGACGGTCCGCGAGATCCGTGCCCTCGTCGAGCAGACCCGACGGGCCGGCCAGCCCGTGGAGTACGTCGAGGAGGGGGCCACGCCGCCGACGCAGGGCAGTGCGCAGGTCGCGGCCTACCGCGTGGTGCAGGAGGCCCTGACGAACGCGTTGAAGCACGCCCACGGAAGCCGCACGACGGTGCACGTGCACCACGGCGACGACGCGATCACCGTCGAGGTCGGCACCGACGGGTCCGGCACGCGCGTCGCATCGCCCGGCGGGAGCGAGCGTGGGCTCGCCGGGCTGCGCGAACGGGTCGACATCCTCGGCGGCGAGCTCACCGCGCGGCCGCGGACCGGAGGCGGGTTCGTCGTCCGGGCCCGCATCCCCGCCGGGAGCGCGTCGTGA
- a CDS encoding response regulator has translation MTGPIRVLVCDDQPLIRTGFATIIGAQPDLEVVGECGDGRAAVDLAARVAPDVVVMDVRMPVLDGIETTRLLAGVGVADPVKVLVVTTFNLDEYVYEALRAGASGFLLKDAPPAQLLHGIRTVASGAALLAPEVTRQLVGRYASRISPPERTPHDAALTPREVEVLRLIARGMSNGEIAATLVISHETVKTYVSRILAKLDLRDRVQAVVYAYRSGLVA, from the coding sequence GTGACCGGGCCGATCCGGGTGCTCGTCTGCGACGACCAGCCCCTCATCCGCACGGGGTTCGCGACGATCATCGGCGCCCAGCCCGACCTCGAGGTGGTGGGGGAGTGCGGCGACGGGCGCGCGGCGGTCGACCTCGCCGCCCGCGTCGCGCCGGACGTGGTCGTCATGGACGTGCGGATGCCGGTGCTCGACGGCATCGAGACGACCAGGCTGCTCGCGGGCGTCGGCGTCGCGGACCCCGTCAAGGTGCTGGTGGTCACCACGTTCAACCTGGACGAGTACGTGTACGAGGCCCTGCGCGCCGGCGCCAGCGGCTTCCTGCTGAAGGACGCACCACCGGCGCAGCTGCTCCACGGCATCCGCACGGTCGCGTCCGGTGCCGCGCTGCTCGCGCCCGAGGTGACGCGGCAGCTCGTCGGCCGGTACGCGAGCCGGATCAGCCCGCCCGAGCGCACGCCCCACGACGCCGCGCTGACCCCGCGCGAGGTCGAGGTGCTGCGCCTGATCGCCCGCGGCATGTCGAACGGCGAGATCGCGGCCACCCTCGTGATCAGCCACGAGACCGTCAAGACGTACGTGTCGCGCATCCTCGCCAAGCTGGACCTGCGTGACCGCGTGCAGGCGGTGGTGTACGCGTACCGGAGCGGCCTGGTGGCCTAG
- the helR gene encoding RNA polymerase recycling motor ATPase HelR: protein MPTPAASTSAFALPQSRAAKADAALVARDEQLFAALAATLEEQVAALRERIVRLRRAPGGHGQAALDRDQDIHRLSGRLRLLERFGLDLCLGRMVLEDSPEPVYVGRLGLTTSTGERLLVDWRSPAAEPYFAATLARPMGLVSRRRYRWTGGRVTDYWDEVFTPEGYDQQVALDEQSAFIASLGASRSAQMRDVLGTLQADQDAIIRAASRTPLVVEGGPGTGKTVVAVHRAAYLLHSDPRLRDRHGRVLLVGPHRPYLAYVADALPGLGEEGVQTCTLRDMVAEGATALPEADPQVARLKGSAAMVRAIEPAVRFSERPPTVAMRVQTPWAVVPLSADDWADAFDAPDPGIPHNEARDQAWEALVEILAAGHADDVPRDQLRRALTRIPDLTSTFTRAWPILEAADLVADLWSVPAYLRLCAPWLTADEVRALQRDDPRAWTVEDLPLLDAARRRLGDPEESRRRRRRAATVTAEREYMGHVVDNLVAGDDSTLGVMHMLGGDDMRSALVDEAGLPTADPDLLAGPFAHVVVDEAQELTDAQWQMLLTRCPSRSVTIVGDRAQARHGFPESWAERLERVGLRGVALTSLRINYRTPTEVMAEAEPVIRGAVPDANVPTSVRSTGLPVVHGARADLARVVEDWLAAHDGVACVIGDPTFPAGPRVRSLTPETAKGLEFDLVVLVEPDQFGDGIEGAVDRYVAMTRTTQQLVVLTGG from the coding sequence GTGCCCACCCCCGCTGCGTCCACGTCGGCGTTCGCCCTCCCCCAGAGCCGTGCGGCCAAGGCCGACGCGGCGCTGGTCGCCCGTGACGAGCAGCTGTTCGCGGCGCTCGCCGCGACCCTCGAGGAGCAGGTGGCCGCGCTGCGGGAGCGGATCGTCCGCCTGCGTCGCGCCCCCGGTGGTCACGGTCAGGCCGCCCTCGACCGGGACCAGGACATCCACCGGCTCAGCGGCCGGCTGCGGCTGCTCGAGCGGTTCGGGCTCGACCTGTGCCTGGGGCGCATGGTCCTGGAGGACAGCCCCGAGCCCGTCTACGTCGGACGCCTCGGCCTGACGACGAGCACGGGTGAGCGGCTGCTCGTCGACTGGCGCTCGCCGGCTGCCGAGCCGTACTTCGCGGCGACGCTCGCACGGCCGATGGGCCTGGTCAGCCGGCGCCGGTACCGCTGGACCGGGGGCCGCGTCACCGACTACTGGGACGAGGTGTTCACGCCCGAGGGGTACGACCAGCAGGTCGCGCTCGACGAGCAGTCGGCGTTCATCGCGAGCCTCGGGGCGAGCCGGTCCGCGCAGATGCGCGACGTGCTGGGCACGCTGCAGGCCGACCAGGACGCGATCATCCGGGCCGCGTCGCGCACGCCGCTCGTCGTCGAGGGCGGGCCCGGCACCGGCAAGACGGTCGTCGCGGTGCACCGCGCCGCGTACCTGCTGCACTCGGACCCGCGGCTGCGGGACCGGCACGGCCGCGTGCTGCTCGTCGGCCCGCACCGTCCGTACCTCGCGTACGTGGCCGACGCCCTGCCGGGGCTGGGCGAGGAGGGCGTGCAGACGTGCACGCTGCGGGACATGGTCGCCGAGGGCGCCACGGCGCTGCCCGAGGCCGATCCGCAGGTCGCGCGGCTCAAGGGGTCGGCCGCCATGGTTCGGGCGATCGAGCCGGCGGTGCGGTTCTCGGAGCGCCCGCCCACCGTGGCCATGCGCGTGCAGACGCCCTGGGCCGTGGTCCCGCTCAGCGCGGACGACTGGGCCGACGCGTTCGACGCCCCCGACCCGGGCATCCCGCACAACGAGGCGCGCGACCAGGCGTGGGAGGCGCTCGTCGAGATCCTCGCGGCGGGGCACGCCGACGACGTCCCCCGCGACCAGCTGCGCCGCGCGCTGACGCGCATCCCTGACCTGACCAGCACGTTCACCCGCGCGTGGCCGATCCTCGAGGCCGCGGACCTCGTCGCCGACCTGTGGTCCGTGCCCGCGTACCTGCGGCTGTGCGCGCCGTGGCTGACGGCCGACGAGGTGCGTGCGCTGCAGCGTGACGACCCGCGCGCGTGGACGGTGGAGGACCTGCCGCTGCTCGACGCCGCCCGCCGCCGCCTCGGCGACCCCGAGGAGTCCCGGCGCCGCCGCCGGCGTGCCGCGACCGTCACCGCCGAGCGGGAGTACATGGGGCACGTCGTCGACAACCTCGTCGCCGGCGACGACTCCACGCTGGGCGTCATGCACATGCTGGGTGGCGACGACATGCGCAGCGCGCTCGTCGACGAGGCGGGCCTGCCGACCGCTGACCCCGACCTGCTCGCCGGGCCGTTCGCGCACGTCGTCGTCGACGAGGCGCAGGAGCTCACCGACGCGCAGTGGCAGATGCTGCTCACCCGCTGCCCGTCGCGCAGCGTGACGATCGTCGGGGACCGCGCGCAGGCGCGGCACGGCTTCCCCGAGTCGTGGGCCGAGCGCCTGGAACGCGTCGGGCTGCGCGGCGTCGCGCTGACGTCGCTGCGCATCAACTACCGCACGCCCACCGAGGTCATGGCGGAGGCCGAGCCGGTCATCCGGGGAGCGGTCCCGGACGCGAACGTGCCGACGTCGGTGCGGTCGACCGGGCTGCCCGTGGTGCACGGGGCACGCGCCGACCTCGCGCGCGTCGTCGAGGACTGGCTCGCGGCGCACGACGGCGTGGCGTGCGTCATCGGTGACCCGACGTTCCCGGCGGGACCGCGGGTGCGGTCGCTCACCCCGGAGACCGCGAAGGGGCTGGAGTTCGACCTGGTCGTGCTGGTCGAGCCCGACCAGTTCGGGGATGGGATCGAGGGCGCCGTCGACCGGTACGTCGCCATGACGCGCACGACGCAGCAGCTGGTGGTGCTGACGGGCGGGTGA
- a CDS encoding DUF4143 domain-containing protein has protein sequence MAAAARANESYLALIRRHDISRATGQQLSPDVAEKVMRSLARGVATQMGESAVARDAHGAEPGRTLLADEKGPDATSRTAVAAHLDALRRLRIIEDQPAWGASMRSARRLQATPKRHFVDPSLAAAALGAGVERLTSDVLTLGLLFESLAIRDLRVYAQPLRGRVAHYRDDRKLEVDAVIELPDGRWGAFEIKLGTTQRVVDGAAATLRRMASLVDDNRCAFLAVLTNGGIATRRDDGVDVVPLTMLAP, from the coding sequence GTGGCAGCAGCAGCCAGGGCGAACGAGAGCTACCTCGCCCTGATCCGTCGGCACGACATCTCGCGTGCGACCGGCCAGCAGCTCAGCCCCGACGTGGCCGAGAAGGTCATGCGGTCTCTCGCCCGCGGCGTCGCCACCCAGATGGGAGAGTCGGCGGTCGCGCGAGACGCGCACGGCGCCGAGCCCGGGCGCACGCTGCTCGCCGACGAGAAGGGTCCGGACGCCACGAGCCGCACGGCAGTGGCAGCGCACCTGGATGCGTTGCGGCGCTTGCGGATCATCGAGGACCAACCCGCGTGGGGGGCGAGCATGCGCTCGGCCCGTCGCCTGCAGGCGACGCCGAAGCGGCACTTCGTGGACCCGTCGTTGGCGGCCGCCGCGCTCGGTGCGGGCGTGGAGAGACTGACCTCCGACGTGCTCACGCTGGGACTGCTCTTCGAGTCGCTGGCGATCCGCGACCTGCGGGTCTACGCCCAGCCTCTGCGAGGGCGCGTCGCGCACTACCGGGACGACAGGAAGCTCGAGGTCGACGCCGTCATCGAGCTCCCCGACGGTCGCTGGGGAGCCTTCGAGATCAAGCTCGGAACGACGCAGCGGGTCGTCGACGGCGCAGCCGCGACTCTGCGCCGCATGGCCTCGCTCGTCGACGACAACCGCTGCGCGTTCCTCGCAGTCCTCACGAACGGTGGGATCGCCACCCGCCGCGACGACGGCGTCGACGTCGTCCCCCTGACGATGCTGGCGCCCTGA
- a CDS encoding NADPH-dependent FMN reductase, with product MSAYKVGYFVGSLSSTSINRLLSTALIRLAPEELEFTEIPIGNLPLYSPDFDEDYPPEARALKDTLAGCDAVLFVTPEYNRSIPGALKNAIDWASRPWGQNSFDHMPAAVIGASIGQIGTAVAQQSLRGVLTFCNARQMTAPEAYIYFRPEFYTDSGEVTDEETAVFLRAFMREFHTHVERVLTVLPRR from the coding sequence ATGAGCGCGTACAAGGTCGGGTACTTCGTCGGCAGCCTCTCGTCCACGTCGATCAACCGGCTGCTCAGCACGGCGCTGATCCGGCTGGCGCCGGAGGAGCTCGAGTTCACCGAGATCCCGATCGGCAACCTGCCGCTCTACAGCCCCGACTTCGACGAGGACTACCCGCCGGAGGCGCGGGCGCTCAAGGACACGCTCGCAGGCTGCGACGCCGTCCTGTTCGTCACCCCGGAGTACAACCGGTCGATCCCCGGAGCGCTGAAGAACGCGATCGACTGGGCGTCGCGGCCCTGGGGACAGAACTCCTTCGACCACATGCCGGCCGCGGTGATCGGCGCGTCCATCGGCCAGATCGGCACCGCGGTCGCCCAGCAGAGCCTGCGGGGCGTCCTCACCTTCTGCAACGCCCGCCAGATGACGGCACCCGAGGCGTACATCTACTTCCGACCCGAGTTCTACACCGACTCCGGCGAGGTCACCGACGAGGAGACGGCGGTGTTCCTGCGCGCCTTCATGCGCGAGTTCCACACGCACGTCGAGCGCGTCCTGACGGTCCTGCCGCGGCGCTGA